The DNA segment AGTAGGTGGAAAATATCAGTCGTACAAAGTAACCGCTCACACTAGGTAACGAATCAGCAGAAATGTAGATGCCGTCTTACCGAGCAGTCAAAGAAGGTTGGAAAAGTACGAAATATACGCCATTGATTGTTGTCCGCCATTGCAATCAAGGTTGTATTGTTAAAGCTAGTTGGGAACTGCACAACAAGATTCATAACACCCCTGCAATGCTAATCGTTCCTCATTGCAGCAATTCAGATAGTGTCCCAGAAGAATTATTCTGTGATCCGTGCGCACGAGGTTAGCTACTCAAAGAGTACCTTACCTGTGTGTTGTAGTTGGTGTATAACACTAGCTTCTTGGTTTGTTTGTGCCCATTAGAATAGAGCACTATTTAACTGGCAAAATTTCGTCGTCGTCGCATTTCATCCGTTCGATTCGCGACTTCACGTGCGCGGTTGCAGGTGCCAGCACCAGGAGCTAGAGGGGAATTGACCCAATGATAACCTAGACTGGATCATATTGGATGTGGTGATTATGGCAGTTTCTTCTTGAAAGAGCCGGTGCTGTTGCCTGCCGCACTAACTAGAAGGCGGCGGCACAAAATCCAATCAGCATCCTTGTCGTTATTGTAGAGATGTACAACGATCTATTCACGACACAGAAACACAGATGAAAGGCAGACACTACATTCGAAAACAAATTCTTGTGGCAATGCAGGAAAAGCTTCGAGCGCGAGCTATTACCGTATAAGCCTTCGTCGCTGCCTCCGAGTTGCGTGAGGACAGTATGCTTACGGGAGCCGTCCACTCGCGCTCGTAGGTTGCACTGATCTGCCACCGTAATTGCCTGTCAGTATAACATCATCAACTTCCATCATCCCACATGACTGCTATGTTCGTTCTGCGCTGGGACTTGGTCTGGCTGCTACACAATTGTGGACAGAACTATATATGAGAAGTCGCAGATTTCGCTCCGCCTTTCTCGAAATTAACTTTATGCTTCCACATGCTCCAGCAAGGAGTGCAACTGGATATTTTTGCAAAGGTCTGCTTTATGTGATCAGTCCGAAAGAAATCATCATCGGTGAACGATGCGTGCACTGGAAAATACGCTGCTTTATACGCTGTACACGGTCCCTCCCATTAAGGTTAACTTAATTGATATTAATAGTAAAAATAATCCTTCCCGCTctacactctcgctcgagatgaTCCCGTGGAAGCAAAGAGACGTTACCGTCGCTTATGCCAACGAAGGTTTACCTATTCGAAATAAAGAATGCTCTACAAACCTATAAGGAACGTCGTCAGGAAAGGTGATAAGAAACTATCGAGAATTCATTATCTGTGTCCATGCGATGATACAGGTATTATCTGGTGATTTATAAAGGTGGGCTTACGAGGGTGCCATAGCCCTCCCGCAATAATGTAGTTGTGCAACGCCTTTCTAGTCGCGCATACCCACACTGAAAGATGGCAAGCGCTGTGGGATTCCTTCCTGTTCCTTGTTTTGAAAGCTCATTTAAAAccactgaaaaatttttttgtgcgAGATTTAGGAAGAGAGGGACTTCAGAGAGGCGggaaaaaattaaatgaaaagtgCAAAAAATTTCTGTAGTGAAATTAAGGAGCAGGCGTTTGAACATCACAATATAGCCTAAAGCAAGCCGTTTTCACTAATGCAATGGACGcgcaggaaaaagaaataatttttatcCGCAAAAAACCATGACCAGACTTTTTAATTTAAGCAACACAACCACAAAATGTTCCTCTTTAAGATTACCTGTAAGTCAACTGATATCTGAGTTTTCTGAAACATTCTCTGCGTTACGGACCTCGATTTCGTTGTCCACAGCTGCATGTTCTCAGATTATTTGTTGAGAGAAAAGGTGGAGACGTAAAAGAAGTTCGCACGGGCGTAGCTCGCGCATTGCTGCGAGAAGCTCGGCAAGAACAATCGGCCAACCCGTCCTCGTTCCAGGGCCAGCTGGAACTGGAATTGGAGACAACCTGTGAGAGATCGGCTGTATGCTCCGCCCTGAGCATATGGTGGAAAGCGAGTTGAGGTACGTGGACACCACCAGAACCTTCGTGTCTGAGTTCAGAAGACCGCAAGGTATAAATTGCTTACGCGTGTACTCCACCAAGCTGATGCTGTTTATCGGTGATGCGAGGCCATTGTGAGTGAGCAGTGTTCTTTGTGCGTGTTTTTGCGCAGTACATGGAGGGCCCTTAGCCGATGGGGACATTTCAAGCAAGGCACGGGCGCACACAGATCTACAACGCGAATGTGGCTTGTGTCAACGACCTGCTGCCTTCGATCCACCTCCTAGTCTGCCGCACCGACCTCTGCAAGAGCACAGAGGGTGAGCACAACTTTCCATCAAAAACCCTCTTTTTACAACTGGCCGACACAAAGAACGGTACAATGAACGTTACGCTGGCATGCCGTTCGTAACCTTGCACTCTGCTCTAAGTTCCACCAGAGTTATTGAGGCACATGCTACAAAACAAGCTTGCACAAAAGATGCTCTGTCTCTGTGAGGTAAGCATAATATGTTAATTTCTACTCCAAGCAGTATTGTTTGGCGATTCTCCTTGATACACTTGACGTCCGCAAAAAGTCAAAGTAGTTGATCATCGCGATTTGAAAACTTTAATGTTCATTTTGACAAGGATAGCATAGTTCTTAGCTGAGGAGCGGTGCAGGAAGCCAGAATGTTACTGCTGTTGTGCACTGTTTGCATTGCTAGCGGACAGGGTTCTAATTTACAAGGTTTAAGAGTGGCTCAACTACATGACTGCTAGTCATATATTGGAAAAACGTATATGCGAGGGGATAACTCTCCGAAAATTTTCTTATCAATTGCAGCAAGCCTCTACTCACGCGTATTGGAGAAATACCGCAAGGGTTCCGTCAAAAAGCATGAAAACCGTAATGCTTAGCGAATAGATAACCTACGCTGGTAGGTTCATGATCCTAGTGGCTCAGCGGTTTTTGAGATTAATGTATGCCCTCTATACCTTTACATTATGATGTTATTGAAGGAACATTTCCCatagtttaattttttttgcacagatGATTTTTAGAAATGTGTGATTAAAGAGAGGGAAGGCATTTCACTCTGACCCACCTATTGCAGCAATCGGTGCGTTGTTTTTTTGGACCCTGCGTTTGAAATATTTTGTGCCAAAATCCACTTTGATCATCTGAGCCTCCTCACGAAAGTGAGAAATAGCGTAGCAAGTGATACATACTCGATTCAGGTGACCTTTCGCGCTATAGGAGGTTACCTTCCCACGCCTGCTTCAATCACGCATTCAGACCAAAGAAGCCATCCACTCTGGCTCTGCTTGATGCCGTATGGCGCGCTCTAACAGTATTGTGCTGCCGCTGTATACACGCCGCTGAAGCCGGGGCACGTGGTAAACATTTGATGCAAAAGAGGTGTAAGGGCGGCAAAGTAACACCGGTAGAAGCTTCAGCTGACTCCGGCTGTAGAAAAGCGAATTAATCCCATACAAAGCACTGTCCACTTTGCTGACACGAAAATCGTGCATGAAAATCATAGAGGATAACAAATTCGTAATTATAGTTCTCATGCCTTTTAGGCACACAATACAGCTGCGAAAGCGAATGTTTTACTCTGCCGCCTAAGAGCCAGCATTGAAGCCTTCGCATTATCGTTTACGTCTGCAATATCTTTGTCTTGTGCATGCTAGTACTTCATAACCAGTACAGCCTGTGATAGCAAACTGGACTGTAGCCGAAAGGAGTCATTAACAGCGGATCAAGAAACTCGTGCTAAGCTTAGATTTGCACACTGATCACTTTTGAAAGATTGCAAACCCAATACAGCAGTATCGGTGCACTAATATTAGAGGCGCTTAGCCTTGCAGAGTACTGTCTCGTAAAGATATACTGGTTTACAGGACGTCGGCTGCGCACGTGCATTGGAACGCGGCCAGGCGGGGCCACTGCGCGTACGGAGGAGGCGTTCGTTATTCAGGTATACTTTACGTCAGTACGGCTCTGCTTGGCTAAAAGTCTCTGTTAACTTGGGGTCCAGTGAACGCAAATATCTGCAAGTTTCCTTAACGAAGAGGAGGCCGGAATGTTGCCGCGGATTAACTGAGCGTAGGCCCATGGCTCTGCAGGTATCTCTGCACTAGTCCTGTGCCTTCGCGAGCTGCTGGTCCTCGACAGCAGTGGTCCTCGACGGGTCCCACGGGGACTTCCTGGGCGAGTCCTCCTTCCGCATTGACCAGCGGCAACCCGCAACGGCCACAAATGCTGGCACTTAAAGCATGCGGCCGCCGCCGGAGATAGCGGAAGCCGAGTGAGTCACTGAAATGCATGAGATCAGAACGATAGATACATGGCTATACGCAGTGAAACACACGGCTATTTCAAATTGTAGAATTTGCAACGATAGTGCCTACCACCTCTTGCAAGGCAGAGGATGCAGAGGTCATTAGGAAAGTTTTTTTTCCATGACTCAAATAAGGAAGTGGTGGTAGCCGTGAATGTAAAGGTGAATTACTTGAATAAAAATTTTCCAGCTGCGTGGGACCAAGCTCAAATACATTGAATTTCACCTGACCAAAGCAGTAGCATTGCGGAGCTTCTTTCATTCTTTACCTTGCCTAGCAATGTCCGGAACtttgtgttgcattttttttctgcatgaatAGTGACCAATAATTTTTGTACATGAATACTGATAAATATTTTTTTGTCGCATCAGCGGTCGCTGTAGTCTGCGTCCACCTCCTGTAGCGGCAGCGGCAACACACAGGCGGCAGTCGGGAGCCCACGCCGTCCTGTGGTCGCTGGGCATTTCTTGGGAATTCCACCTCTGAGGACGGCACCGTCACTCCCATCGCCGGCTGTGCACCGTCACTATTTTACCTGCATGCGCTCGACTGCTCCCGATCATCGTCGGCAGTGACAGACATAGGCTTGCTCAGCAAAGAAATTCTGTCCTCCGTGCAGATTGGTGGATAGACATCAAGACACGACTGCTGCAAGACATAGAGAAAGATGCGATAGACAAAATAGTCACAAAAATGTCATAGGTATGTCCTACAGACAAATTCGATTCTCATTACAGGTACACAAAACATTAAAATCACTAAAACATTAAAGGTGCACATTACAGGTTTTGTGTCTTATTTTAGGCACCTGACACCGTTGTAGGCTCGTAGCTATGGTGATGGCCAAGGTGTGCCCGCATGCTGCTTGCTACTCGCACTTTCGCGCAACGCTATATTTTTTTTACCTTCGAGAAGCTGCAACTAAAATAGCAGCGTTTTAACGTACTCAACGTAGGCGTTCGAAAGCATTGGTTTAGCCGGATCGGCTCATAGTTTTTCCTTGATGGGTCGTCGaaacgtctggcgacgatattggaCTCATGTTAAGGTCTGATTGAGGttaagttgatctgatctgtCTGCGCCGCACATGAAAGTTGTAGGCGAcattgtgcaat comes from the Amblyomma americanum isolate KBUSLIRL-KWMA chromosome 1, ASM5285725v1, whole genome shotgun sequence genome and includes:
- the LOC144115535 gene encoding uncharacterized protein LOC144115535 isoform X2 → MLRPEHMVESELRYVDTTRTFVSEFRRPQVHGGPLADGDISSKARAHTDLQRECGLCQRPAAFDPPPSLPHRPLQEHRGYLCTSPVPSRAAGPRQQWSSTGPTGTSWASPPSALTSGNPQRPQMLALKACGRRRR